One Natrinema longum genomic window carries:
- a CDS encoding helicase HerA domain-containing protein — protein MSDDSRQRQIRVGQTADGADLKLPVIEILTGRGFATGKSGSGKSNTASVVAEELLEAGYPLLIVDTDGEYYGLKEEYEMLHAGADEECDIQIGPEHAEQMATLALEENVPVILDVSGYLDEEVADELLRKIARQLFVKEKKLKKPFLLVVEEVHEYIPEGGGVGETGKLLIKISKRGRKHGLGILGISQRPADVKKDFITQANWLVWHRLTWDNDTKVVGRIIDTEYKELVSDLDDGQAFVQTDWTEVDVRKVQFRRKRTFDAGATPGLDDFERPELKSVSDALVGDLQDISERKEREQDRINELEAELEKKETRIETLEDELSSARDVSSAARQMADALQNTDTIQSQLPESDEDLRRLHEEIADLEAERDDLEAELAARDDRIERLEDQLAGRTAEVDRLRTEAKQLREVVRDLESDEEDGGATGRNDGSDGETSIVQAGGDAVEFGYTSVGEEQGSETEATEESGFVVADEKRDLSELLERSWIDERITRACEGSQCSAETAEEILAVFVRDGPLEAATIAGQVDRSRVAVQSLLSELRTAGLLERSGERTYALSEALREELAATTPTE, from the coding sequence GTGAGCGACGACTCGAGGCAGCGACAGATCCGCGTCGGGCAGACGGCCGACGGTGCCGATCTCAAGCTCCCCGTCATCGAGATCCTGACCGGACGCGGGTTCGCGACCGGCAAGTCCGGCTCGGGAAAGTCAAACACCGCGTCGGTCGTCGCCGAGGAGTTGCTCGAGGCCGGCTATCCGCTCCTCATCGTCGATACGGACGGCGAGTACTACGGGCTCAAAGAGGAGTACGAGATGCTGCACGCGGGGGCCGACGAGGAGTGTGACATTCAGATCGGGCCCGAACACGCCGAACAGATGGCCACGCTCGCACTCGAGGAGAACGTCCCCGTCATTCTCGACGTCTCGGGCTATCTCGACGAGGAGGTGGCCGACGAACTCCTCCGGAAGATCGCCCGCCAGCTGTTCGTCAAGGAGAAGAAGCTCAAGAAGCCGTTCCTGCTGGTCGTCGAGGAAGTCCACGAGTACATTCCGGAGGGTGGCGGCGTCGGCGAGACCGGCAAGTTGCTGATCAAGATCAGCAAACGTGGTCGCAAGCACGGGCTGGGGATCCTGGGGATCAGCCAGCGGCCGGCCGACGTCAAGAAGGACTTCATCACGCAAGCGAACTGGCTCGTCTGGCATCGACTGACCTGGGACAACGACACGAAGGTCGTCGGGCGGATCATCGACACCGAGTACAAGGAACTCGTCTCCGACCTCGACGACGGCCAGGCGTTCGTCCAGACCGACTGGACCGAGGTCGACGTTCGGAAGGTCCAGTTCCGCCGGAAACGGACCTTCGACGCCGGCGCGACGCCCGGTCTCGACGACTTCGAGCGCCCCGAACTCAAGTCCGTCTCGGACGCACTGGTCGGCGACTTACAGGACATCTCCGAGCGCAAGGAGCGCGAACAGGACCGGATCAACGAGCTCGAGGCCGAACTCGAGAAAAAGGAGACCCGGATCGAGACCTTAGAGGACGAGCTCTCCTCCGCCCGGGACGTCTCGAGTGCGGCCAGACAGATGGCCGACGCCTTGCAGAACACGGACACGATCCAGTCACAGCTCCCGGAATCCGACGAGGACCTGCGCCGGCTCCACGAGGAGATCGCCGATCTCGAGGCCGAGCGAGACGACCTCGAGGCGGAGCTCGCGGCTCGCGACGACCGCATCGAGCGCCTCGAGGACCAGCTCGCGGGTCGGACGGCGGAAGTCGATCGGCTCCGAACCGAGGCCAAGCAGTTGCGAGAGGTCGTCCGCGACCTCGAGAGCGACGAGGAGGACGGCGGGGCGACGGGGCGAAACGACGGCAGCGACGGTGAGACGTCGATCGTCCAGGCCGGCGGTGACGCCGTCGAGTTCGGCTACACGTCCGTCGGCGAGGAACAGGGTTCGGAGACGGAGGCGACCGAGGAGTCGGGATTCGTCGTCGCGGACGAAAAGCGCGACCTCTCGGAGTTACTCGAGCGCTCGTGGATCGACGAGCGGATCACCCGCGCGTGCGAGGGATCGCAGTGTTCGGCCGAAACGGCCGAGGAGATCCTGGCCGTCTTCGTCCGGGATGGCCCCCTCGAGGCGGCGACGATCGCCGGTCAGGTGGATCGATCGCGGGTCGCGGTCCAGAGTCTCCTTTCGGAACTCCGGACGGCGGGGCTACTCGAGCGGTCGGGCGAACGGACGTACGCGCTGAGCGAGGCCCTTCGCGAGGAACTGGCGGCCACGACGCCGACCGAGTGA